One stretch of Nocardia fluminea DNA includes these proteins:
- a CDS encoding LSm family protein produces MPVRRLITLSAFAILLPLAVSACTMTGPGTTSECSVSGCTVTFDRGVSAKASVLGIDVELLAVNGDMVTLGVGGQQVTVPVGQSQASNGTDVRVSEVTDDKVVVVFATGLNPN; encoded by the coding sequence ATGCCTGTTCGACGGCTGATCACGCTCTCCGCGTTCGCCATCCTGCTCCCTCTCGCCGTTTCCGCGTGCACCATGACCGGTCCCGGCACCACCTCCGAATGCAGCGTGAGCGGGTGCACCGTCACTTTCGACCGGGGCGTGAGCGCCAAGGCCTCGGTCCTCGGTATCGACGTCGAACTCCTCGCCGTGAACGGTGACATGGTCACCCTCGGCGTCGGTGGCCAGCAGGTCACGGTGCCGGTCGGCCAGTCGCAGGCCAGCAACGGCACCGATGTGCGGGTCAGCGAGGTGACCGACGACAAGGTCG